In one window of Tellurirhabdus rosea DNA:
- a CDS encoding ABC transporter ATP-binding protein gives MESTLPVIQIRNLQKFYDRSQVLKDINLTVNAGEVVGYIGPNGAGKSTTIKILIGLLPEFDGEVSVLGFDVRQNPMEVKRRIGYVPEQAQLYDALTPREYLGFIGQLHDLDPTEVERKTGDLLRLFGLDANADDRMTTFSKGMRQKVLLISGLIHNPDILFLDEPLSGLDANAVVLVKEIIRQLADSGKTIFYSSHIMDVVERISDRIVIINRGEVIANGTFDELRHLRESGSLEQLFTQLTGSSEQSAVAEAFIQALK, from the coding sequence ATGGAATCAACCTTACCCGTTATTCAAATCCGTAACCTGCAAAAATTTTACGACCGCTCGCAGGTGCTGAAAGACATCAACCTGACGGTCAATGCCGGGGAAGTGGTCGGCTATATCGGGCCGAACGGGGCCGGGAAGTCGACCACGATCAAAATTCTCATTGGCCTGCTGCCCGAGTTTGACGGAGAAGTCTCCGTACTGGGCTTTGATGTCAGACAAAATCCGATGGAGGTCAAGCGCCGCATCGGCTACGTGCCCGAACAGGCGCAGTTGTACGACGCCCTGACGCCCCGCGAATACCTGGGTTTCATCGGCCAGCTTCACGACCTCGACCCCACCGAAGTAGAGCGCAAAACCGGCGACCTGCTGCGGCTTTTCGGGCTGGATGCCAACGCCGACGACCGGATGACGACGTTCTCCAAAGGCATGCGGCAGAAAGTCCTGTTGATTTCGGGCCTGATTCACAACCCGGATATTCTGTTTCTGGACGAACCGCTGTCGGGCCTGGATGCCAACGCCGTGGTGCTGGTGAAGGAAATCATCCGGCAACTGGCCGACAGCGGCAAGACCATTTTCTACAGTTCGCACATCATGGACGTAGTCGAGCGGATTTCGGACCGGATCGTCATTATCAACCGGGGCGAAGTGATTGCCAACGGCACCTTCGACGAACTGCGGCATCTGCGCGAAAGCGGCTCTCTGGAACAACTCTTCACCCAACTGACCGGCTCCAGCGAGCAAAGCGCCGTGGCCGAAGCATTTATTCAGGCGCTGAAATGA
- a CDS encoding 5-formyltetrahydrofolate cyclo-ligase gives MTKSDLRRLYRQRRRDLPEADRQARCNAIEQSFFRWFTGQNFTNPVVHTFLPIEKQKEVNTWPIVRRLWQMPGVRIAASVTNPQDGTLTHYEIFPDTPFIPNPYGIPEPPDNSLFIIHYSLISLVLVPLLAFDQRGHRVGYGGGYYDRFLDQCRPDCVKMGLSLFEPVAKIDDVYEGDIRLDGCVTPGQFYSFPKN, from the coding sequence ATGACCAAGTCCGACCTCCGCCGCCTTTACCGCCAGCGCCGCCGCGACCTGCCCGAAGCCGACCGGCAGGCCCGCTGCAACGCGATTGAGCAGAGTTTCTTCCGCTGGTTCACCGGGCAGAACTTCACAAACCCCGTCGTACACACCTTTTTGCCAATTGAAAAGCAAAAGGAAGTGAACACCTGGCCGATTGTCCGCCGACTCTGGCAAATGCCGGGCGTGCGGATCGCCGCCTCGGTTACCAACCCGCAGGACGGCACGCTCACCCACTACGAAATTTTCCCCGATACGCCTTTTATCCCCAACCCCTACGGCATCCCCGAGCCTCCAGACAATTCATTATTCATTATACATTATTCATTAATCTCTCTCGTCCTCGTTCCCCTGCTCGCTTTCGACCAGCGCGGCCACCGGGTGGGCTATGGCGGCGGCTATTACGACCGGTTTCTGGACCAGTGCCGGCCGGATTGCGTTAAAATGGGCTTGTCGCTGTTTGAGCCAGTGGCGAAAATCGACGACGTGTACGAGGGAGACATCCGATTGGACGGATGCGTGACGCCGGGGCAATTCTACAGTTTTCCAAAAAATTAG
- a CDS encoding TonB-dependent receptor domain-containing protein, producing the protein MTQKLSILILCVLACLLSIPVRAQQPSAGVLEAIGVAPDTTRPVAPTRPDTTQFNTADRPDTVRTAQPAPGPQPAATTPAPTATERQVGGQPGSGRIRGRLVAPRNGSNQPVEFASVGLFRAADSTSASGALTDEKGAFQLQNVAPGAYYLIIQSLGFADRRIPRVVVSPEQPEVNLGEVLMSETARQLQEVTVQGQREAYEYSLDRKIVNVDRLPIATGGTAIDILQNVPSVTVDVDGTLNLRGSTNVIVLVDGKPSGLTGLDRQAILEQIPASNIERIEVITNPSSRFDADGAGGIINIILKKERAAGFNGNVQVNVGTRDKYNASVNLNARFNKLNLFGSYNFRAERRFNYRISERRNLFDDSTSFLSQRNDAIRRSVNNNLRVGFDYSLTSRDNITASVLYRPEYSYDTEVENFNTLTGERLSLGRTLRTTEEREPERGLDYAFGYRRSFAKKGRELTFDATLSTNNATESQNFQNTTTLPVELQTGNLRVGRQQARNARDNRVGVLQLDFVEPLKGKKRLETGLKHTYRHLGTDYVFENIVGTQPVRNDTISNNFIYDEWTSAAYVNFGNELKRFSYQVGLRTEYTGIRTDQRTTSQQSNRDYIYLFPSAFVNYNLSQSQKLQVNYTRRINRPSVRSLNPFIDLADPLNISFGNPNLNPELINSFELSHLWTGKNTSLTSSLFYRQTNNEVTRFRTLRSDGVTEQTFLNLNRSQNYGLELVLNQDILKWWKVNGNFSFFQRTIQALPGVPDILTRTNRSWTTRITSNMSPRKGTDLQVAVNYRSPFIVAQGTIQGFFNVDFGLKQDVLKGRGTINLRVSDIFNTLQFENTSFGSNFVSTSINKRESRIGFIGFSYRLSRQAGRDRERDGENRRQNDESAGDNEF; encoded by the coding sequence ATGACACAAAAGCTATCCATACTGATTCTTTGCGTATTAGCCTGTTTACTCAGCATCCCGGTACGGGCGCAGCAGCCCTCCGCGGGCGTACTGGAAGCCATTGGCGTCGCGCCCGACACCACCCGTCCGGTCGCGCCAACCCGCCCCGATACGACCCAGTTTAACACGGCCGACCGGCCGGATACGGTCCGCACGGCCCAGCCCGCCCCCGGCCCGCAACCGGCTGCCACGACACCTGCGCCGACGGCCACGGAACGTCAGGTCGGCGGTCAGCCGGGCAGCGGACGCATTCGCGGGCGGCTCGTCGCGCCCCGCAACGGCAGCAACCAGCCCGTTGAATTTGCCAGCGTGGGCCTGTTCCGGGCGGCGGATTCTACTTCCGCCTCCGGGGCGCTGACCGACGAAAAAGGGGCTTTTCAGTTGCAGAACGTGGCTCCGGGCGCCTATTATCTCATCATTCAGTCGCTGGGCTTTGCCGACCGGCGCATTCCCCGCGTGGTGGTCAGTCCGGAACAACCGGAGGTCAATCTGGGCGAAGTCCTGATGTCGGAAACCGCCCGGCAGTTGCAGGAAGTGACCGTGCAGGGCCAGCGCGAAGCGTATGAATATTCGCTCGACCGGAAAATTGTGAACGTAGACCGCCTGCCCATTGCCACGGGCGGAACGGCGATTGATATTCTCCAGAACGTGCCCTCGGTGACCGTCGATGTGGACGGAACGCTGAACCTGCGTGGCAGTACCAACGTCATTGTGCTGGTCGACGGCAAGCCGTCCGGGCTGACGGGACTCGACCGGCAGGCGATTCTGGAGCAGATTCCGGCTTCCAACATCGAACGGATTGAAGTCATTACCAACCCGTCTTCCCGCTTCGATGCCGACGGGGCAGGCGGGATCATCAACATTATTCTGAAAAAAGAACGCGCCGCGGGCTTCAACGGCAACGTGCAGGTCAACGTCGGCACGCGCGACAAGTACAACGCCTCGGTCAATCTCAACGCCCGGTTCAACAAACTGAACCTGTTTGGCAGTTATAATTTCCGGGCCGAACGGCGGTTCAACTACCGGATTTCGGAGCGCCGGAACCTGTTCGACGACTCCACGAGCTTCCTGAGCCAGCGGAACGATGCCATCCGGCGGAGCGTGAACAACAACCTGCGGGTCGGGTTCGATTATAGCCTGACCTCCCGCGACAACATCACGGCTTCGGTGCTGTACCGGCCCGAATACAGCTATGATACGGAAGTGGAAAACTTCAATACGCTGACCGGCGAGCGGCTTTCGCTGGGCCGGACGCTGCGCACCACGGAGGAACGCGAACCCGAACGGGGCCTGGATTACGCCTTTGGCTACCGCCGCAGCTTTGCCAAAAAAGGCCGGGAACTGACCTTCGACGCGACCCTTTCCACGAATAACGCCACCGAAAGCCAGAATTTTCAGAACACCACCACGCTCCCGGTCGAACTGCAGACCGGCAACCTGCGCGTGGGGCGGCAGCAGGCCCGAAACGCGCGGGACAACCGGGTCGGGGTTTTGCAGCTCGATTTTGTGGAGCCGCTGAAAGGCAAAAAGCGGCTGGAAACGGGCCTGAAACACACCTATCGCCATCTCGGAACGGATTACGTTTTCGAGAATATTGTCGGTACCCAGCCCGTTCGCAACGACACGATTTCCAACAATTTTATCTACGACGAATGGACGAGCGCCGCGTACGTCAATTTTGGAAATGAACTCAAACGCTTCAGCTATCAGGTGGGCCTGCGGACGGAATATACCGGCATCCGGACCGACCAGCGGACGACCAGCCAGCAAAGCAACCGGGACTATATCTACCTGTTTCCGAGCGCTTTTGTCAATTACAACCTGAGCCAGAGTCAGAAATTGCAGGTCAATTACACCCGCCGCATCAACCGGCCCTCGGTGCGGTCCTTGAATCCGTTTATCGACCTGGCCGACCCGCTGAACATCTCGTTTGGCAACCCGAATCTGAATCCAGAGCTGATCAATTCGTTTGAACTGAGCCACCTCTGGACGGGCAAGAATACGTCGCTGACGTCGTCCCTGTTTTACCGGCAGACCAACAACGAAGTGACCCGTTTCCGGACTCTGCGCTCCGACGGCGTCACGGAACAGACGTTCCTGAACCTCAACCGGTCGCAGAACTACGGCCTCGAACTGGTGCTGAATCAGGACATTCTAAAATGGTGGAAGGTCAACGGCAACTTCTCGTTTTTCCAGCGGACCATTCAGGCGCTGCCGGGCGTGCCGGACATCCTGACACGGACCAACCGGAGCTGGACCACCCGGATTACGTCCAACATGAGTCCCCGGAAAGGCACGGATCTGCAGGTTGCGGTCAATTACCGGTCGCCGTTCATCGTGGCGCAGGGCACGATTCAGGGCTTTTTCAACGTGGACTTTGGGCTGAAACAGGATGTATTGAAAGGACGCGGGACGATCAACCTGCGGGTGAGCGACATTTTCAATACGCTCCAGTTTGAGAACACCAGCTTTGGGTCCAACTTCGTCTCCACGTCGATCAACAAACGGGAGAGCCGGATCGGATTCATCGGGTTCAGCTACCGGCTCAGCCGGCAGGCGGGCCGCGACCGGGAACGCGATGGCGAAAACCGCCGGCAAAACGACGAATCGGCCGGAGATAACGAATTTTAA
- the bshC gene encoding bacillithiol biosynthesis cysteine-adding enzyme BshC, with translation MDCQYLSLAATGQFSSLFLDYLEQKPSLKPFYGQFPTLDAFAEAVKTRPFSEENRQTLVQVLQRQYAGIANKPDFSVLAQPNTFTVTTGHQLNIFTGPLYVIYKLISTVNLAKKLNEAYPEYRFVPVYWMATEDHDAAEINHFNLFGKTYSWTFAQQGAVGRFNPAELEDLLTQLPEKVELFEKAYLTHNTLADAVRYYVNELFGADGLVCLDADDTELKRLFVPVMQDELRSLSSGTLVQQTNQALEKMGYRPPVTPRELNLFYLDTNLRERIVKEGSSYRVLNTDLRFSPEEMEKLLQEHPERLSPNVVLRPVYQEVVLPNLAYIGGPSEVPYWMQLKGVFDHYSLPFPMLIPRNFAMYINAASRKRMEKLGVAADELFQDEVKLRRSYIERITENSLDLDTEKKCFEDCFTDILAKAVRVDKSLEGAVNAEKTKLLNAIENLEKRLKKAEERNHDTVVNQLMGLKTKLFPGGPQDRSENFLNYHLNDPEFISKLKSAFDPLDYRMLILCE, from the coding sequence ATGGACTGTCAGTACCTATCGCTTGCTGCCACCGGTCAGTTTTCATCCTTGTTCCTCGATTATCTCGAACAGAAGCCTTCCTTAAAGCCCTTCTACGGTCAGTTTCCCACTCTTGATGCGTTTGCCGAAGCGGTAAAGACCCGGCCTTTCAGCGAGGAAAACCGGCAGACGCTGGTGCAGGTGCTCCAGCGCCAGTACGCCGGAATTGCTAACAAACCCGATTTCTCGGTCCTGGCCCAACCCAACACCTTTACGGTCACGACGGGCCACCAGCTCAACATCTTCACCGGCCCGCTGTACGTCATCTACAAACTGATTTCAACGGTCAACTTGGCGAAAAAGCTGAACGAGGCTTATCCGGAGTACCGGTTTGTGCCGGTTTACTGGATGGCCACCGAAGACCACGACGCCGCCGAGATCAATCATTTCAATCTGTTCGGAAAAACGTATTCCTGGACGTTCGCCCAGCAGGGTGCCGTGGGCCGGTTCAACCCTGCCGAACTCGAAGACCTGCTGACCCAGCTTCCCGAAAAAGTCGAACTTTTCGAAAAGGCGTACCTGACGCACAACACGCTCGCGGATGCGGTCCGGTACTACGTCAATGAACTTTTTGGTGCCGACGGCCTGGTGTGTCTGGATGCGGACGATACGGAGCTGAAGCGGCTGTTTGTGCCCGTCATGCAGGACGAACTGCGGAGCCTGTCGAGCGGTACGCTGGTTCAGCAAACGAACCAGGCGCTGGAAAAAATGGGTTACCGCCCGCCCGTGACGCCCCGCGAACTGAATCTGTTTTACCTCGATACCAACCTGCGCGAGCGGATTGTAAAAGAAGGCAGCAGTTACCGGGTGTTGAACACGGACCTGCGTTTTTCGCCCGAAGAAATGGAAAAGCTGTTGCAGGAACATCCCGAGCGGCTGAGTCCGAACGTGGTGCTTCGGCCGGTGTATCAGGAGGTGGTCCTGCCCAATCTGGCCTACATCGGCGGTCCGTCGGAAGTGCCGTACTGGATGCAGTTGAAGGGCGTTTTCGACCATTATAGCCTGCCGTTCCCGATGCTGATTCCCCGCAACTTTGCGATGTACATCAACGCCGCCAGCCGGAAGCGGATGGAGAAGCTGGGCGTGGCCGCCGACGAACTGTTTCAGGACGAGGTCAAGCTGCGGCGCTCGTACATTGAACGCATTACGGAGAATTCGCTCGATCTGGATACGGAAAAGAAGTGTTTTGAGGATTGTTTCACCGACATTCTGGCGAAAGCTGTTCGGGTGGACAAATCGCTGGAAGGCGCCGTCAATGCCGAGAAGACAAAATTGTTGAACGCCATTGAAAACCTCGAAAAACGCCTGAAAAAAGCCGAGGAGCGCAATCACGATACCGTCGTCAATCAATTGATGGGGCTGAAAACGAAGCTTTTTCCCGGCGGCCCGCAGGACCGGAGCGAAAACTTCCTGAATTACCACCTCAACGACCCGGAATTTATCAGCAAACTCAAATCGGCCTTCGATCCGCTGGATTATCGGATGCTGATTTTGTGTGAATAG
- a CDS encoding aspartate-semialdehyde dehydrogenase, with product MKIAVVGATGLVGGEIMKVLEERNFPVTELIPVASERSVGKQVTFKGKQVTVVSFEDAIKAKPAIAIFSAGGGTSLKLAPEFAAAGITVVDNSSAWRMDPTKKLVVPEINANTLTPEDKIIANPNCSTIQMVVVLAPLHQKYGVKRVVVSTYQSVTGTGKAAVDQLFAERAGDKEAAKVYPHPIDLNVLPHIDVFLDNGYTKEEMKMTNETKKIMGDDSIAVTATTVRIPTIGGHSEAVNIEFENEFDLDEVRAILSQAEGVVVQDDPKNFVYPMPLTAHGKDETFVGRIRRDESQPKTLNLWIVADNLRKGAATNAVQIAEYLMKNNLVQVEEAVA from the coding sequence ATGAAAATTGCCGTAGTTGGCGCAACCGGCCTCGTCGGTGGCGAAATCATGAAGGTGTTGGAAGAGCGTAACTTCCCCGTAACGGAACTGATTCCTGTCGCTTCAGAGCGTTCGGTGGGTAAACAGGTTACGTTTAAGGGTAAACAGGTTACGGTCGTGAGCTTCGAGGACGCCATCAAAGCTAAACCGGCTATTGCAATTTTCTCGGCAGGCGGCGGCACCTCGCTGAAGCTGGCTCCGGAATTCGCGGCGGCCGGCATTACGGTCGTGGACAACTCCTCCGCCTGGCGCATGGACCCGACCAAGAAGCTGGTTGTGCCCGAAATCAACGCCAATACGCTGACGCCGGAAGACAAAATCATCGCCAACCCGAACTGTTCGACCATTCAGATGGTGGTGGTGCTGGCTCCGCTGCACCAGAAATACGGCGTCAAGCGCGTGGTGGTTTCGACCTACCAGTCGGTGACGGGCACGGGCAAAGCCGCCGTGGACCAGCTGTTTGCCGAGCGCGCGGGCGACAAAGAGGCCGCTAAAGTGTACCCGCACCCGATCGACCTCAACGTGCTGCCGCATATCGACGTATTCCTCGACAACGGTTACACGAAAGAGGAAATGAAGATGACGAACGAGACGAAGAAAATCATGGGCGACGACAGCATCGCCGTGACCGCTACGACCGTCCGCATCCCGACCATCGGTGGCCACTCGGAAGCCGTCAACATCGAGTTTGAAAACGAATTCGACCTCGACGAAGTGCGCGCTATCCTGTCGCAGGCCGAAGGCGTGGTGGTGCAGGACGATCCGAAAAACTTCGTCTACCCGATGCCGCTGACGGCTCACGGCAAGGACGAAACCTTCGTAGGCCGTATCCGCCGCGACGAGAGCCAGCCGAAAACGCTGAACCTCTGGATCGTAGCTGATAACCTGCGTAAGGGCGCCGCCACCAACGCCGTGCAGATCGCCGAATACCTGATGAAAAATAACCTCGTTCAGGTCGAAGAAGCAGTCGCCTGA